From the Trifolium pratense cultivar HEN17-A07 linkage group LG4, ARS_RC_1.1, whole genome shotgun sequence genome, the window TTCAATTGCTGCTATTCAAGAAACCTTTCACTCCACCAAAGATACCTTCGAACGACATCGTATTGTTTTCACTGTCGGAACTTCCATCGCTTCCGTCGCAACTGCTTTCATCGGTTTGTTTCAATTCTCCCACCACCAACACAACctaatttcattattattatttttttattttttatttattttttgaaattttattttaggttaTTCGTTGCGTCATTTACATGATACCAGAGTTGATGAAAGACTTCAATCCATTGAACGTGCTGtatgtatatatttattattattctttttgctgtttttggttttatttaAGAATTTAAAGATAGGCACCTtagttgtaaattaattttatattgacATCCAATAAAAATGGTTTAATCTTccatttcatataaaaaaaaagtagggaAGTAGGgcgacagtgtaaaattattttataatggCGATGCATAGTGTACCCGGGAGCTTTGTtcaattggtagggacattattttatatgttcgaacccagacactccacttattcaccttaaggttGAATTATAGccactaagctacttgacaaaaaaattaaaagagttTAATGTGCATGTACTGATAGTGTAAACTAGTGTTATACACTAGTTTTACACGGTCATCCAATAAGAAACTATTAATCTGCTATGTCATATGactaatttcaaaataattgtgTGAGTTGGGGAAATACAAGATGCTCATTGGATGtcggtgtaaaactattttatactgGTGGTGCATAATCTATCTTCTCTTGTTTAAATATGATTTGTTTCTGTTTATTGGTAGATGAAAAGCAATGTAAATCTTCAACATTCTGAAATTAAAGATATTGTTGGTCGTCCTGGAAGTTGTAGTATTCCTGCTTGTGTAGCTACTGCCGGAACCACGTTACTTATCGGGTTTGTTTTGATTCCCTTGACTGTTTCCTATGATGCTTAACTCTGaattggtcctttttattttatcGCCAAAAAATTGttggtttttaatttgttaCTGAGAGGGGGATTTAAAAGAAGGCCTAAGCCCAGAAGAGAAAGACTATAAAGGAATCAAACGAGGAGACAAAACTCCAATGCTATTATAGTTGAAAGTTCTACCTTGAGTGACTGATTTTCTTGATTTGTTATTCAAATCATTTGGAATCTTTTATCTTACATTTGGGTTGGATTAGATCAGATTAGGTTGCTTGATACATATGATAATTCCTACCATTGTTTAATACAAATACCGGCATATTAGCAAGGGACTAAACTCATAAGTCATACTATGTAGTCTTGGAAGAGAGTAATTGAGCAGAGATGAAGCATGATCTACACATTACAGAAAATCAGTTTAGTTTTATATTCTGTAGGTAGACTAATTATGGATGCAATGTACTTTCCCCAAATGCTGTTAGAAAGATATCAGAAGAATCATAAAAACCCACACATGGTTTTTAATTGATTTAGAGAAGACATATGATATAGAGTACCTAGAGAAATTTTGTGGAAAGTTTTAGAAAAGGAAGAAGATTACATTGCTTATGTTTGAGCAATCAAAAGTATGTATTAAGGGATCATGATGACTAGTGTGAGAAGAGAATACAAGTAGATTTCCCTGTATCTATAAGTTTGCACTGAAGGTCAATTTTAAGCCACTATCTTTTCATCTTGGCTACAAGACATGTTTAATAAGTGTATAAAAGAGACAATGCCACAgtgcatattttttttgcagATAATCTAGGAGTCGAGTGAAGAAATGAATGGAAGGTTAAGGAATACAGAGATAGATAGGCCGTAGGAATACACAAATTTTGCTCAAGTCAGAGGCAACATATATGAAAAGTATAGTTGgaaataaacaacaaatattataaCTTACAGTTAAAAATTGGATAACGTGCAATATCACTATCTTACGTTCTCATGTACCTGAGGTCTGATATACAAAATGAAAGGAGATAGAGATGCTATCAATAGGATTCAAGTAGGGTGGATGAAATGGAGCAATGTTTTGCAAGTTTGATTcgtgattaaaaaaatgtagCAATAAGGTTAAAAGAAAATTTGCTATATATCTATAAGACATGCAATACTCTGTGAGACTTGGTGTTTAGTTATAAAGAGCTAACAACAGAGTAAACTCAGTGTTATATAGATGAAAATGTTAAGATGGATAAGGGGTCAAATGAGACAACATAAGATTAGGAATACAATCATTAGGAAGAAAGTTGGGCCGCTTCAATTATATAAAAGATAGTAGAATCTCGTCTTAGCTGATATGGGCATATATAGAAAAGGTTCATACAAGCACTGGTAAGAATGGTTAACTAATCACCAAATAGGGAATAGtccaataattattaattacgGATTGCGGGAGACCAAAAGAAACTTTAAACCAAAATATTAAGAGAGATTTGTAAGTAAACTTCCTATCTTTGAACTTAATATTTTCTGATCTATGCAGTCAAACTCACCTCATAGGATAAAGTTTGGTTATATTTGTTATACTTACGATAGCTTAGTATATGGCTTGCCTTGCTGGCTAATGATTTGGTTCAAATATCCAACCACTACCACTCACTGGGAAAATGAAAAACAGagataataagaaaaattaattttgaaagtTGGAAACAGATTAAACCAttacttaaaaattaaaacatgattCTTCGTAAACTAAATTTTAGTAGGGAAATTTGTGATCTGATTTAATATACTATTCTGGCAAAACATTCAACTGCTTCAAGTAAGTCTGCTGAACCCTAATTTTTGGGTTCTTTTACACACCTAAAATCGAATATCGACCACAGTCATAGCTGAGGATGTTCTGCTGAACctttttaatattcaatatgTAGTGAAGATTTATTTTGGTATAGTTTTCCTAATATAGAAACTCCTTCAAACGCCTCAGTCCATTTCTTTACTTTGCTTCCTGTCAgcttctattttttattaatgggAATTCTGGGTATCGGTTTATATGGTTCTAATGAACcaacattaaattttgattactTGGACATATACATTCAATAGTCAGTCTTGCTTCTGAATTTGATATATAGTACTGGTATGGTGTGAAGCTTATTCATTATTGGGTTGGTGTACACAAGATCCTCTGTTAATGTTTTAGTGGTTTCATAACTGAAGCACACAAAATTCAATAATCAGTAGAaggaaatattttcaaaattatattatatcatgTTGACTACATATTAGAGTAGTCATAGTTAGGAGTATTGCATTTGCGTGTTCGACTGGATTGATTATCGAGTGTTTTACAATCAATTAATTCAAACGTTTTAATTTCCTTCTAGTCTTACTTTTTAACTTTAATAACTCATATTCAGGTATGGCTTGGGATGGAGAGGTGGAAGCTGGTACACAACAAAGAAGTTCAGAAAGGAGCAGATGAAACTACTGGGACAGATTAAACCTAGAAGATGGCAAATGCTTGGGAACATAAAACCTAAAGGGTGGCAATTCAAGTTCCCTAGAAGATCCAAAGTGCCAGATGCTGCAGTGAAAACATCTGAAACAATAATAAAGGATGCATTTTCCACACATATTGCTGGAAAAACCGCTTAGAGTTAATTCATGAATTAGTCTTCCAATCAGATAAACAGAGGAGCAGTATAGTTATTACCAACGAGTCAGATTTTCACtggtattatattattttggcCTGCAGTTCCTCTCCCTTTAGCTTCACATTCTTCATCCTTCATGTTGCTACTAGAAAAACATTCTTCATCTGGCATGTGATGAGTGTCTAAGATACttgtgttttattttgattattaacTTTATAACGGAGAAAATACACACTTAATTTTAAAGGCTGAACTCACTTTCGGTCTTGCAAGTATCGCAATTGTGCAATTTTAGTCTCTTTTTTTGTCCGAGCAATTTTGGTCTCCTAAGTATTTCTTCTTTCTAATTTGATAGTCCCCTCAAATTTGTGACGAGGTGGTGCAATTTACCAGCATGACACCCAACTTACGGtgatattatgtttttttttttttttaaattaaaaaatgctAATAAAGAAATGACATGTGGCCCTAGGCCTTTTTTCTTCGTTTTTTAATCtagttttgcttataaaaaaaagcaaAGAAATAGATGATAATCtagttttttaatttagttCCTTTGTGTaaactttcacttttttttttttttgacaatcttAAGAGTCGcatcttaaattattattattttttttttttgataaatcgCATCTTAAAACTTTtacaatgaagaaaacaaatttaaatgTTTACTGTAGTAACATTTATTAGTTTAAACAAAACTCTTTTCTGCAACTTATACGTTTGCAAGGTCTTTGAACTTTGAAGAGACGTACAAGTTTATTGTCACTGGATTCATTAAATACATAGAAGATGAAAGGAAGAAAAGAACATGCATTATTGGTCAATGCAAAGACACACGATAAACTAAGAATAAATGGCTTTGGAAATATGACACCATAATTAATTATCAACTCAGAATACAAAGCGACACATTGTTTGGCTCTCAACTTAGCTTATAAAACAACCCACAAACCTTAGCACTCAGTAAGATAATTGAATTGCTGGTATACTTGAGAGATCAAAATGTCTAATCTTGATTTGAATGTGTGGGAAAATGGAATAATGGGCATAGGTGAGAGAAATATTATTCAAGGTTTGATGATGCCAGACAAGTTCACTCTTCCTGGAATGGATTGTACCTTTGATTTGAAGTCATCTTGTTTGGCGAAGCAGAAAGATAAACCGCTTGAGAAAGAAAGTCTTAGCCACGAGTTTATTACGACCGAAAGTTTCTTAATGAAATGCCCCATTGAGTTGAAGGCTACGTGTTTGCTCTTCTCAGATTCGTCACGCGACATGAGACATGTATTCCTCAAGGGATATCTCATGGTTATGAGTTATATAGCCTTGCAGTTACATCTAATTTGATAGGGTATCTATACCATGATATCGCTTGTGGGAAGGTTAAACACAAGAGCCTTTTTGATGAGATGGACTACATGTCGAAGAGTATAGTTGCTGTTGATTCTTGTCAATTTACCACTGAAGAAATGTGGGTGCTGATTGAAATGTGTGATATGTATCCAAAAAGGCGTTTCGGCCAAGCCAACATTTACAACAATCTGATTTTGGCTAAGGATGATCTTGTCATCTTTACAGACGAAGAGAATGTGGATTTCGTTTCACCACCACATATGTGTGGCAACCCCAAAAGGTTgtagaataacataattaataTAGCCATCAAAATGGATGCTGTTGATGATTTGGCTGAGGTTGTTTCTGGAATGAGGGGTTTGCCTTATTTTTTGCGTGAAACAAACCAGCTCACTGGAGCAGATTGTTTCATTGTAGACGTACCATTGAGTTACTCGATCACCCTTGGTTTGGAGGGTATACACAGACCAAGAATTGTTAGGCATAGTGGATACCATGCTACTAGCAAATCCTTGGTTGCTGATCTTCAGCTGGGACAGATGATGTTGATGAGCGTGTTTAACGTCGTTGAGCAACTAGGTGCGTTTGGCATTATCGGTGTTCCTAGTGGAAATGTGAGAACTGACCCCTATTTTAACACTAATGTAATGGGTTTCGGGCTCAAGAGTGAAAATGAAAGTAATAATAGTCTTCTTCATGAATGGAAAGAATTCAGGGGTGTACCCTTTTTCCTTGGTATGTCCGGTAATCTAAAAGATGTCGCTGTTGCATTGGCGGGTGAGATGCGAGATGGGGTGTACACCCGTTTGAGGCCACAGCTTTTGCACGCCATATCGTTCTCTAGGTATCATGATACAACTTGGGGTACCATAAGAGGATACAAGAGGCCAGAACTTGAGTTTTCTATACTAGATGCCTTGGCTTGGGTGATGGGTGTGACCAAGAAAGTGCCCAAAGTAGGGTTAAATGCTGTTGGCCAACATTTCAATGGGAGTGTGAGCACTGAAGAGTTGAAATTCATGGTTTTGGCGGCAAATAGAACGTACGATTTGTGTATGGTAACACACAAATTAAATGGTCGAGTGTTGAAAGTTAAGAATTTTTACTAGGGATGTGAAATTTTACAAAACAGAAAAGTACTATATAGGAATTTCAATTAGTAACAATATCCTTTGTATGCTTACATTCTGAAACATGAATTTCTTTGacattgaaattgaaacaaagtaatttaaattttattttttttaaggtgtaCTATATATTTCTCTATAATATCATTGAAACTAATTAAAGAAAGATATCAGAGGTTCATAATATACATTTGGACCCATCACATAATCTGCATGTGCataatcatttttataacaaGCTTATCTGCATCATGATCTTGATGACTTTCTAGCAGAAGTTGCACATCTTTAACACTAGTATTCTTGTGTTCGTGCGGAATGACCAATAGATCTATCAAGTTTCATTAATGTTTTGGATTGGGCCAAGTCCCAATCCAGTCTACTCGGCCCAAGACACTCATCAGCCCAATCCACGGCCACCTCCTCAACGGTCACAAGTAGCGCCGCTTTTGTAACGGCTGACATTGAAATCATTGTCCTTCGATGTAAATTATGGCATTGAGACAAGATTCCGACATCATCAATGACGAGTTTGTCTCATCCGCCTTCACATTGATGGTTGTGGCTCTGTGTAAGTACCCCTTTTCATGCAAATGGCTTAGATATTTTATCTCTCATTTTTAACCTCTCACTTCACGCTTGTATTGACTTGAGCGTCAAAATATCTCGAAATTACACCCATCTCAAATAACCAAATGGACGCGGCGTTTCACACCGGTCATAACCTTCCGATCAAGTAGgaacaattaattttaaaattgtttttaaagtATTCGTGTTCGTGCAGAATAACCAAATGGTCAAGAGTGTAATATGGGTAATAATGTTTAATTTAAACTACAAAGAAGTGGAGAATCCGAATTTGAACTTCAGTCTCTCTGAAAATATCCTAGTAGCTAGCAACTCAACTACTCATTTTATTAGTACATAAAGGTGAAATGTTTATTTTAGAAGAGCATGATGGAATGCTACCAATGAGattattttgaataatttttagggtaaaatatattttttgttaccgAAATTGATTTTcgtataaataaaataaatccaaatttgtaaaaattacATATAAAAGATCAAAATTCGCTAATTTCACCCAACCACCAAAGTCTTATTCGTTTATATGTGATTTGATCTAACATTGTCATGTGTAACTTTGGTTTGGTTATGTTTGCCAccattatatgttatattttaggTAAAAAGATCAAGGAGAtgtataaaagtttttttttgtcaagaaggAGATGTATAAAGTTAATCataggaaaatatattttttttgagtattgggtctaactcatccttacaaaatgaGCTTGTAAAGTgatgattgcctctagtttataaacacttagtcatgccatatcgcaaccgatgtgggattTCTTAGCAGAAATATTATTGATTCCGGTTTTATTTTATCTCAAAATTCAAACCCAATTCTCATAAACACCCATAAACAAAACACTTGCTTAAGaattaaaacaagaaaaataaaacaaaatttaccATTAGTCAGGAATACGTgatctaaaagtaaaaaattgttcaaCAATATTTGTTGATTAATAACACTTTCTTAATAATGGGTACCAATTGCATAACATTTGGAATTTATTTGTTAACCTTAAGCCAGGGTACATCTATATACATTTCATGCTTCAATGATAAGAAAAACTTATAGTCTTAAGTTTCCAACGCCTTATTTGGATGCAAGGCATTGTTTGGTTTGTGAAACAAAAAAAGGAATTACACACAACATTTTCTTCAAGGAATATGTTTTGGCTTTTTATATGCACAACATTGGTCTGGTCATGGGTCACCTCTATTTCATGTTAAGCTAAGGAATCATATGTCAATAAAATCCAAAACtctaaataataatttaacagaAATACTTCAAAAGCACGCTTCTCAACATACTTATTTGGACCTATACAATTTAGTGAGAtcatattaaaaattttaaataaatattccaatcctcaaaattttaaaagtcTTGCAATTTAGTTACTAAAATttacaaattaataaattagttccttaaattaaaaacatagaTAAATTTAGACCctggataaaaaaaattggctttCAGCACCattttaatctggttcgagggtcAGTTCTGTTATTAAATGGTTCCAACCCCCTCCCCAATCgaagttgcggggatcgaattgcggtcctccctatcaagttcaacgtcaatcaccactgaatcaattaactattgctaaaaatttatttgtagtaAAGATCGACAAAAACTAATGAAAGACTTATATATTAAATTGAGCAATTTTTTGCTGCATCAAAATGAGTATAAAACATTTATAATTGTGatattaaatttgaaaatataaaatactaaatttatcgatattgtttaataaaaaaactaaattgttACTCCTTCTTACCACAACTACCCGCCGCATTTGGTCATTTCgcacaaattataa encodes:
- the LOC123921292 gene encoding uncharacterized protein LOC123921292, with product MQRLRNLRSISNSISAANLKRKSRNSIAAIQETFHSTKDTFERHRIVFTVGTSIASVATAFIGYSLRHLHDTRVDERLQSIERAMKSNVNLQHSEIKDIVGRPGSCSIPACVATAGTTLLIGYGLGWRGGSWYTTKKFRKEQMKLLGQIKPRRWQMLGNIKPKGWQFKFPRRSKVPDAAVKTSETIIKDAFSTHIAGKTA